One Nicotiana sylvestris chromosome 12, ASM39365v2, whole genome shotgun sequence genomic window carries:
- the LOC104212853 gene encoding bZIP transcription factor 46-like isoform X1, with protein MGSYMNFKNFADTPLTESNGGMSMGSGNFPLARQSSVYSLTFDELQSTCGLGKDLGSMNLEDLLKNIWTAEESNVVASAAGVGNANTTGGNLQRQGSLTLPRTLSQKTVDEVWRDFQKETTISSKDGSGTEWPNLGQRQSTLGEMTLEEFLVRAGVVREDMQPTGSSTDVRFTGGLSQPSTNNNGLNIAFQQPTQTPGLLSNQFEDNNMLNVVSATSSQQILNVAFTSPMQLGTNVQLANAGAREPAVSMSSPSVNTSTIVQGSVMQGGTKGLAGLRNGVTPAKRGSPGNQLSPDMMSKKVLDRSSLSPSPYAFIEGGKGRRPCNSLEKVVERRRKRMIKNRESAARSRARKQAYTLELEAEVEKLKEINKELHKKQAEFIEMQKNQQEGIPNPSSPRRKNHKEKTNHKSNHQWNGIDDFSWNNKMITVKHIIV; from the exons ATGGGATCTTACATGAACTTCAAGAACTTTGCTGACACGCCGCTGACAGAGAGCAATGGTGGGATGTCAATGGGAAGTGGTAATTTTCCTTTGGCAAGACAATCTTCCGTATACTCGTTAACTTTTGATGAGCTCCAGAGTACTTGTGGACTTGGAAAAGATCTTGGGTCAATGAATTTGGAGGACTTATTGAAGAACATTTGGACAGCTGAAGAATCTAATGTTGTAGCATCTGCTGCTGGCGTTGGAAATGCGAATACGACTGGAGGGAATTTGCAAAGACAAGGTTCTTTGACATTGCCTCGGACGCTTAGTCAGAAAACTGTGGATGAAGTATGGAGAGATTTCCAGAAAGAAACAACAATTAGTTCTAAAGATGGAAGTGGTACAGAATGGCCAAATCTTGGTCAGAGGCAATCTACATTGGGTGAAATGACATTGGAGGAGTTTTTAGTTAGAGCAGGAGTGGTTCGAGAAGATATGCAACCAACTGGAAGCTCGACTGATGTTAGGTTTACCGGTGGTTTAAGTCAACCTAGTACTAACAACAATGGTCTGAACATAGCATTTCAGCAACCTACTCAAACTCCTGGATTGTTGAGTAATCAATTTGAAGATAATAACATGTTGAATGTGGTTAGTGCCACATCTTCACAACAAATACTGAATGTGGCCTTCACATCTCCTATGCAATTAGGGACCAATGTCCAACTGGCTAACGCGGGTGCTAGGGAACCCGCTGTCAGCATGTCGAGTCCTTCTGTAAATACTAGTACTATTGTTCAAGGAAGTGTCATGCAGGGTGGAACTAAAGGCTTGGCCGGATTGCGTAATGGAGTTACACCAGCAAAACGAGGATCGCCTGGAAATCAACTGTCACCGGACATGATGTCTAAGAAGGTGCTGGACAGATCATCTCTTTCACCTTCACCTTATGCATTTATTGAAGGCGGAAAAGGGAGGAGACCATGCAACTCTTTGGAAAAAGTTGTGGAAAGAAGACGTAAGAGAATGATTAAGAACAGAGAATCCGCAGCAAGATCAAGGGCTCGGAAGCAG GCTTACACTCTAGAGTTGGAAGCTGAGGTGGAGAAGCTTAAAGAAATCAACAAAGAGTTGCACAAGAAACAG GCTGAATTTATCGAGATGCAGAAAAATCAG CAAGAAGGGATACCCAATCCCTCTTCTCCTAGAAGGAAAAATCACAAAGAGAAGACTAATCACAAATCCAATCACCAGTGGAACGGTATTGATGACTTTTCTTGGAACAACAAAATGATAACAGTGAAGCACATCATTGTGTGA
- the LOC104212853 gene encoding ABSCISIC ACID-INSENSITIVE 5-like protein 6 isoform X2, with protein sequence MGSYMNFKNFADTPLTESNGGMSMGSGNFPLARQSSVYSLTFDELQSTCGLGKDLGSMNLEDLLKNIWTAEESNVVASAAGVGNANTTGGNLQRQGSLTLPRTLSQKTVDEVWRDFQKETTISSKDGSGTEWPNLGQRQSTLGEMTLEEFLVRAGVVREDMQPTGSSTDVRFTGGLSQPSTNNNGLNIAFQQPTQTPGLLSNQFEDNNMLNVVSATSSQQILNVAFTSPMQLGTNVQLANAGAREPAVSMSSPSVNTSTIVQGSVMQGGTKGLAGLRNGVTPAKRGSPGNQLSPDMMSKKVLDRSSLSPSPYAFIEGGKGRRPCNSLEKVVERRRKRMIKNRESAARSRARKQAYTLELEAEVEKLKEINKELHKKQAEFIEMQKNQLMEKMNMPWGNKLRCLRRTLTGPW encoded by the exons ATGGGATCTTACATGAACTTCAAGAACTTTGCTGACACGCCGCTGACAGAGAGCAATGGTGGGATGTCAATGGGAAGTGGTAATTTTCCTTTGGCAAGACAATCTTCCGTATACTCGTTAACTTTTGATGAGCTCCAGAGTACTTGTGGACTTGGAAAAGATCTTGGGTCAATGAATTTGGAGGACTTATTGAAGAACATTTGGACAGCTGAAGAATCTAATGTTGTAGCATCTGCTGCTGGCGTTGGAAATGCGAATACGACTGGAGGGAATTTGCAAAGACAAGGTTCTTTGACATTGCCTCGGACGCTTAGTCAGAAAACTGTGGATGAAGTATGGAGAGATTTCCAGAAAGAAACAACAATTAGTTCTAAAGATGGAAGTGGTACAGAATGGCCAAATCTTGGTCAGAGGCAATCTACATTGGGTGAAATGACATTGGAGGAGTTTTTAGTTAGAGCAGGAGTGGTTCGAGAAGATATGCAACCAACTGGAAGCTCGACTGATGTTAGGTTTACCGGTGGTTTAAGTCAACCTAGTACTAACAACAATGGTCTGAACATAGCATTTCAGCAACCTACTCAAACTCCTGGATTGTTGAGTAATCAATTTGAAGATAATAACATGTTGAATGTGGTTAGTGCCACATCTTCACAACAAATACTGAATGTGGCCTTCACATCTCCTATGCAATTAGGGACCAATGTCCAACTGGCTAACGCGGGTGCTAGGGAACCCGCTGTCAGCATGTCGAGTCCTTCTGTAAATACTAGTACTATTGTTCAAGGAAGTGTCATGCAGGGTGGAACTAAAGGCTTGGCCGGATTGCGTAATGGAGTTACACCAGCAAAACGAGGATCGCCTGGAAATCAACTGTCACCGGACATGATGTCTAAGAAGGTGCTGGACAGATCATCTCTTTCACCTTCACCTTATGCATTTATTGAAGGCGGAAAAGGGAGGAGACCATGCAACTCTTTGGAAAAAGTTGTGGAAAGAAGACGTAAGAGAATGATTAAGAACAGAGAATCCGCAGCAAGATCAAGGGCTCGGAAGCAG GCTTACACTCTAGAGTTGGAAGCTGAGGTGGAGAAGCTTAAAGAAATCAACAAAGAGTTGCACAAGAAACAG GCTGAATTTATCGAGATGCAGAAAAATCAG TTAATGGAAAAGATGAATATGCCGTGGGGAAATAAGTTAAGATGCTTGAGAAGGACACTAACAGGACCTTGGTAG
- the LOC104212854 gene encoding E3 ubiquitin-protein ligase MBR2-like, whose protein sequence is MQRDRSILDSFPETIDLNQGLISNNASMDQTAPWDSFLNPVENRLSNSMLPSAGGNPSYANGVNYNAQRFSNWDQGESSSTANLHDRICGSDLKRGQGWPSSSNDYAMTNSRSEWQFEPSNVFPASGYGGNRLIGRPPSISTSLASDHSPVNANLSGRYNNDDGRLVMRTSVPPLVYKFDRSEVERPPAFGASDDNGTSSGSSGYLAGTSNISGSSVDNWGLSCKSKSLEGTSGQSFLGGSSSSNAGHENIVQDNHPSRYNASSSLNISSPAANMQNAGYLENLNPRNGVGTSISASDIFPPLSAGGVAESSARNFCVRANPANQGHTTFGLPPIGTPPIGTTAGQSSVSPAHVRPGPTSVTSSSESRQPFSLPMNSGNLGSQSHMMHVPGPSRGLHSLPWDVSPSSRGGSLSMISGDRCAASGDEANFSTIRNNGESHPFVPVPETRNMVLDPTNWSLATANASSSRNSPSSAVGPGSSGHNSPTAWTNPNSATTSHHRLPEFAPWILFPPVEPESGSQRGHFSLLPSAPSSSEDPVMSSRSSSRGIRQPRFRSSLMVDPGDDVDGWRALAADVEGRHRLIRQVLNAMRRVENLRSEDYMLGDPFINGVAEFHDRHRDMRLDVDNMSYEELLALEERIGNVNTGLTEETIWVNMKQRKHESVYGRSSSNLEPCCICQEEYKAGDIMGMLDCGHEFHTNCIKQWLVLKNICPICKTTALKT, encoded by the exons ATGCAAAGGGACAGAAGTATCTTGGATTCCTTTCCAGAGACTATTGATCTTAATCAGGGATTGATTTCTAATAATGCTTCCATGGATCAGACAGCTCCTTGGGATAgctttctgaatccagtagagAATCGGTTGTCAAATTCCATGCTTCCTTCCGCTGGAGGAAATCCTAGTTATGCTAATGGTGTTAACTATAATGCTCAAAGGTTTAGTAATTGGGATCAAGGTGAGTCCAGCTCCACTGCTAATTTGCATGACCGCATATGTGGCAGTGACTTGAAAAGAGGACAAGGTTGGCCTTCTTCATCTAATGATTATGCTATGACAAATTCAAGGTCCGAATGGCAATTTGAACCTTCAAACGTCTTTCCTGCAAGTGGTTATGGTGGCAATCGTCTTATTGGCAGGCCTCCTAGTATATCAACAAGCCTTGCCTCGGATCATAGTCCGGTAAATGCTAATTTAAGTGGTAGATACAATAATGATGATGGTCGGCTGGTCATGCGAACAAGTGTACCTCCACTTGTTTACAAATTTGACAGGTCAGAAGTGGAGCGTCCTCCGGCTTTTGGTGCATCTGATGATAATGGTACCTCTTCAGGTAGTTCTGGTTATTTGGCAGGGACCAGTAATATATCAGGTTCATCTGTGGATAATTGGGGTTTATCCTGCAAGAGCAAGTCCCTTGAAGGAACTTCTGGACAGTCTTTTCTAGGTGGAAGTTCAAGCTCCAATGCAGGACATGAGAACATTGTACAGGATAACCATCCTAGTCGTTATAATGCTTCTAGCAGCTTAAACATTTCATCCCCTGCTGCAAATATGCAGAATGCTGGTTATCTGGAAAATCTTAATCCAAGAAATGGGGTTGGTACAAGTATATCTGCTTCTGATATATTTCCTCCTTTAAGTGCTGGTGGAGTTGCAGAAAGCTCTGCCAGAAATTTTTGTGTTAGAGCAAATCCTGCGAATCAGGGTCACACTACATTTGGTTTACCACCTATTGGGACTCCACCAATTGGGACTACTGCAGGGCAATCTAGTGTCAGCCCCGCCCATGTGCGACCTGGACCTACCTCAGTAACTAGCTCTTCGGAATCGAGACAGCCATTTTCACTGCCAATGAATTCAGGTAACCTTGGAAGCCAGTCTCACATGATGCATGTTCCTGGTCCTTCAAGAGGCTTGCACTCACTTCCGTGGGATGTATCTCCTAGTTCACGAGGTGGTAGTTTATCAATGATTTCTGGAGATAGATGTGCTGCATCTGGAGATGAAGCTAACTTCAGTACTATCAGAAATAATGGGGAGTCCCATCCATTTGTTCCTGTTCCTGAGACAAGAAATATGGTACTTGACCCCACAAATTGGAGCTTAGCTACTGCAAATGCAAGCTCTTCTAGAAACAGTCCTAGTTCTGCAGTTGGTCCTGGTTCAAGCGGACACAATTCTCCTACTGCATGGACTAATCCAAACTCAGCAACTACTAGCCATCATAGATTACCAGAATTTGCTCCTTGGATTCTCTTCCCACCAGTTGAGCCCGAGTCTGGAAGTCAGAGAGGTCATTTTTCTCTGCTGCCTTCGGCTCCTTCTTCCTCAGAGGATCCAGTGATGTCTTCCCGATCTAGTAGCCGTGGTATCCGTCAGCCACGTTTTAGATCAAGTTTGATGGTTGATCCAGGTGATGATGTGGATGGTTGGCGTGCTTTAGCTGCTGATGTTGAGGGTCGACACAGACTG ATTCGTCAAGTCCTGAATGCCATGCGGAGGGTCGAAAACTTGCGATCGGAG GATTATATGTTGGGTGATCCTTTTATCAATGGAGTTGCTGAGTTCCATGATAGGCATAGAGACATGAGGCTCGATGTTGATAACATGTCCTATGAG GAACTATTGGCATTGGAAGAACGTATAGGAAATGTAAACACAGGCTTGACTGAAGAAACCATTTGGGTCAATATGAAACAGCGGAAGCACGAGTCTGTATATGGACGATCCTCATCAAACTTGGAGCCATGCTGTATATGTCAG GAGGAATACAAAGCTGGAGATATCATGGGCATGTTGGATTGTGGGCATGAATTCCACACTAACTGCATTAAGCAGTGGTTAGTGCTGAAGAATATCTGTCCCATATGTAAGACGACTGCGTTGAAAACTTGA